In Phaeobacter piscinae, one genomic interval encodes:
- the rpmE gene encoding 50S ribosomal protein L31, translating to MKADTHPEYHFIDVKMTDGTILKMRSTWGKEGDTLALDIDPTVHPAWTGGSTRLMDAGGRVSKFKKKYEGLGF from the coding sequence ATGAAAGCAGACACCCATCCCGAATACCACTTCATCGACGTCAAAATGACCGATGGCACCATCCTCAAGATGCGCTCCACCTGGGGCAAAGAGGGTGACACTCTGGCGCTGGACATCGACCCCACCGTGCATCCCGCATGGACCGGTGGCTCCACCCGTCTGATGGACGCCGGTGGCCGCGTGTCCAAGTTCAAAAAGAAATACGAAGGTCTGGGCTTCTAA
- a CDS encoding chorismate mutase: MTTETQDPVARAAALLKGHRESIDRLDAILVYTLGERFKHTQAVGQLKAEHDLPPSDPTRETAQIARLEDLAEQADLDPDFAKAFLNFIIQEVIRHHKKHQE; encoded by the coding sequence ATGACGACAGAGACCCAAGATCCCGTCGCCCGTGCAGCGGCGCTGCTGAAAGGCCACCGCGAGAGCATTGATCGCCTTGATGCCATTCTCGTCTACACTTTGGGCGAGCGGTTCAAGCACACCCAGGCGGTGGGCCAACTCAAGGCTGAACACGACCTTCCCCCGTCCGATCCGACGCGCGAAACCGCGCAGATCGCACGGCTCGAAGACCTGGCGGAACAGGCCGACCTGGACCCCGATTTCGCCAAGGCTTTCCTGAATTTCATCATTCAGGAAGTCATCCGACACCATAAGAAACACCAGGAATAA
- a CDS encoding division plane positioning ATPase MipZ, which translates to MAHIIVVGNEKGGAGKSTVSMHVATTLARLGYKIAALDLDLRQRSLGRYLENRKAFMEKAALELPLVALHELPEIDADSLQPGENVYDHRLSAAVSELEPSNDFILIDCPGSHTRLSQVAHSLADTLITPLNDSFVDFDLLAHTDQKGEKITGPSVYSEMVWNARQLRAQAGLKPIDWIVIRNRVGTQRMVNKEKMERAISMLSKRIGFRVAPGFSERVVFRELFPRGLTLLDLKDIGVKQLNISNIAARQELRDMMKSLNLPGVDVDI; encoded by the coding sequence GTGGCGCATATTATTGTCGTCGGCAACGAAAAAGGTGGGGCGGGCAAGTCCACCGTCTCCATGCATGTGGCAACCACGCTGGCCCGGCTGGGGTACAAAATTGCCGCCTTGGACCTTGATCTGCGGCAGCGGTCGCTCGGGCGCTATCTGGAGAACCGCAAGGCGTTCATGGAGAAAGCCGCGCTGGAGCTGCCGCTGGTTGCCCTGCACGAGCTCCCTGAAATCGACGCCGATAGCCTGCAACCCGGCGAGAATGTCTACGATCACCGACTGTCTGCTGCGGTCTCCGAACTGGAACCCAGCAATGATTTCATCCTGATCGACTGCCCCGGATCGCACACCCGTCTAAGCCAGGTCGCCCATTCGCTGGCAGACACGCTGATCACGCCGCTGAACGACAGTTTTGTCGATTTTGACCTCCTCGCTCACACCGATCAGAAAGGTGAGAAAATCACCGGCCCGTCCGTCTATTCCGAAATGGTCTGGAATGCGCGGCAGCTGCGGGCCCAGGCCGGGTTGAAGCCGATTGATTGGATCGTGATCCGCAATCGTGTTGGCACCCAGCGCATGGTCAACAAGGAGAAGATGGAACGCGCCATTTCCATGCTGTCCAAACGGATCGGGTTTCGCGTGGCGCCCGGCTTTTCCGAGCGCGTGGTCTTTCGGGAGTTGTTCCCGCGTGGGCTGACGTTGCTGGACCTGAAGGATATTGGCGTCAAACAGCTGAATATCTCCAATATCGCCGCACGTCAGGAACTGCGGGACATGATGAAATCGTTGAACCTGCCAGGCGTGGATGTCGATATCTGA
- the trmD gene encoding tRNA (guanosine(37)-N1)-methyltransferase TrmD yields the protein MSAQNKSHGRKAIRPSFKPRELMTPTPDLVGVWKAKIMTLFPHAFPGILGESLTGKALQEGLWQLETVDLRQFGIGKHRNVDDTPAGGGAGMVLRADVLGDAIEHTMAGAVGNWPLIYLSPRGRRMDQALMQDLARCDGVTLLCGRFEGVDERVLQHYGIQEVSLGDFVMTGGEIAAQAMIDATVRLIPGVLGNQASTEEESFSSGLLEHPQYTRPAEWKGQTIPDVLMSGHHGKIAEWRQKMSEDITKARRPDLWQAHQDRKTPD from the coding sequence ATGAGTGCACAAAACAAATCTCACGGCCGCAAGGCTATTCGCCCCTCGTTCAAGCCACGCGAGCTGATGACGCCGACGCCGGATCTGGTCGGCGTTTGGAAGGCGAAAATCATGACCCTGTTCCCGCATGCCTTCCCCGGCATTCTGGGGGAAAGCCTGACCGGCAAGGCCCTGCAAGAGGGGCTGTGGCAGCTGGAGACCGTCGATCTGCGCCAATTCGGCATCGGAAAGCACCGCAATGTCGATGACACCCCCGCCGGCGGTGGCGCTGGTATGGTGCTGCGGGCGGATGTGCTTGGGGATGCGATTGAGCATACGATGGCGGGCGCTGTCGGCAATTGGCCGTTGATCTACCTGTCGCCGCGCGGGCGCCGGATGGATCAGGCCTTGATGCAGGATCTGGCGCGCTGCGATGGTGTCACACTGCTTTGTGGACGTTTTGAAGGCGTCGATGAACGGGTTCTGCAACACTACGGCATTCAGGAAGTTTCTCTGGGGGATTTTGTGATGACCGGTGGCGAGATTGCAGCGCAGGCGATGATCGACGCCACTGTGCGCCTGATCCCCGGCGTTCTTGGCAATCAAGCCTCCACCGAAGAGGAGAGTTTTTCCTCCGGCCTGCTTGAACATCCGCAATATACCCGCCCAGCGGAATGGAAAGGGCAGACCATTCCTGATGTGCTGATGTCCGGCCATCACGGTAAAATTGCTGAATGGCGCCAGAAAATGAGCGAAGACATCACCAAGGCCCGACGCCCTGATCTCTGGCAGGCACACCAAGATCGCAAGACGCCAGACTGA
- a CDS encoding GNAT family N-acetyltransferase: MPSSIPVIETKRLVLRGPEAVDYPDFKATFSSYRARFMGGPLNPYEAWMLYAAEIGHWQVRGFGMWMIHDKITEETYGMAGGWMPAGWPEREIAWIIWPDAAGKGYALEATHAARNYYYNTLGWDGAVSYIDPKNLDSIRLAERLGAQKDHDADTIDGSDAVYRHPSPNALKDSQLIHGIEMEISHYADPLFKPEGWALD, encoded by the coding sequence ATGCCCTCGTCCATCCCAGTGATCGAAACCAAACGCCTGGTTCTGCGGGGCCCCGAAGCCGTGGATTATCCCGACTTCAAGGCAACGTTCAGTTCTTATCGCGCGCGCTTCATGGGCGGTCCACTGAATCCATACGAAGCCTGGATGCTCTACGCCGCTGAAATTGGCCATTGGCAGGTGCGCGGGTTTGGCATGTGGATGATCCACGACAAGATCACCGAGGAAACATATGGGATGGCCGGGGGCTGGATGCCCGCAGGCTGGCCAGAACGCGAAATCGCCTGGATCATCTGGCCTGATGCCGCTGGTAAGGGCTATGCGCTGGAAGCCACTCACGCGGCCCGCAACTACTATTACAATACCCTCGGCTGGGATGGCGCGGTCAGCTATATTGATCCGAAGAATCTGGATTCGATCCGTTTGGCAGAGCGGCTGGGCGCACAGAAGGATCACGATGCCGACACGATTGACGGCAGCGACGCTGTCTATCGCCACCCGTCCCCGAATGCGCTGAAGGACAGCCAGCTGATCCATGGGATCGAGATGGAAATCAGCCATTACGCAGATCCCCTGTTTAAACCGGAGGGCTGGGCGCTTGACTGA
- a CDS encoding GNAT family N-acetyltransferase — MHKQIAAACAAGVDTDVVMSNTGYRFPSLMTKRLTLVSPAEAGFDAHDAFLRIGAPRFIDAADDPDALWWSIATIIGHWHLRGYGLFALVERSTGRPVGMIGPWFPKGWPEPELSWHLTEDARGKGYASEAAEAVLDWIFREKNWSNIASFIPEDNAASIALAQRIGARPEQLVSFRLAPANNMRTWRHQPRQRLLGEPVITGRLQ, encoded by the coding sequence ATGCATAAACAGATCGCTGCGGCCTGTGCCGCAGGGGTCGATACGGATGTGGTAATGTCAAATACGGGTTATCGTTTCCCCAGCCTCATGACGAAGAGGCTTACACTGGTGTCCCCTGCGGAAGCCGGTTTTGATGCGCATGATGCCTTCCTGCGCATTGGCGCGCCGCGGTTTATTGATGCAGCAGACGATCCGGATGCGCTGTGGTGGTCAATTGCCACCATCATCGGTCACTGGCATCTGCGCGGCTACGGGCTGTTCGCTCTGGTCGAGCGCAGCACCGGGCGCCCCGTCGGCATGATTGGCCCGTGGTTCCCCAAAGGCTGGCCAGAGCCGGAGCTCTCTTGGCACCTAACAGAGGACGCCCGCGGCAAAGGCTACGCAAGCGAGGCCGCTGAAGCCGTTCTAGACTGGATCTTTCGTGAGAAGAACTGGAGCAACATCGCCTCCTTCATTCCGGAAGACAATGCTGCATCCATTGCTCTGGCACAGCGCATTGGCGCCCGGCCTGAGCAGTTGGTGTCGTTCCGCCTGGCCCCGGCCAACAACATGCGAACCTGGCGGCATCAGCCGCGCCAGCGCCTGTTGGGCGAGCCTGTGATAACGGGGCGTCTCCAATGA
- the rplS gene encoding 50S ribosomal protein L19 translates to MDLIAQLEAEQVAALGKEIPDFKAGDTIRVGYKVTEGSRSRVQNYEGVCISRKNGSGIAGSFTVRKISFGEGVERVFPLHSTNIDSITVVRRGRVRRAKLYYLRARRGKSARIAEDTNYKAKA, encoded by the coding sequence ATGGACCTGATCGCACAGTTGGAGGCGGAACAAGTTGCCGCCCTGGGGAAAGAGATCCCCGATTTCAAAGCCGGTGACACCATCCGCGTCGGCTACAAAGTGACCGAAGGCAGCCGTTCGCGCGTGCAGAACTACGAAGGCGTCTGCATCAGCCGCAAAAACGGCTCCGGCATCGCCGGTTCGTTCACCGTTCGCAAAATTTCGTTTGGCGAAGGCGTGGAACGTGTGTTCCCGCTGCACTCGACCAACATCGACAGCATCACTGTCGTTCGCCGCGGCCGTGTGCGTCGCGCGAAACTGTACTATCTGCGCGCCCGTCGCGGTAAATCCGCACGGATTGCAGAAGATACAAACTACAAAGCCAAAGCGTAA
- the xrtE gene encoding exosortase E/protease, VPEID-CTERM system yields MSISDQPPITGETGPIAQRGGRRLVLILGLAVAELFVIMVAYQLLANVHCKFTGADLACTTVRSIAGRLLAVLTVLGLYLILMRSAYHALTSAIGQAPRRPSALVLNLAGLMIALVPLALFGPTGINAWISPTLILICLGGAIAGLGGVLSLMPLRAWLIWLRGCGLSLTLALMVALVMPDITRMMEPIWNIEALTSVTFVLVTWVLEVSGATVWSDAALHLIRVDGFLVEIGEPCSGVEGFALVTTFMGLYALLMGRDIRQTRYWLVLFPAALLLSWAFNIVRIAILILIGAWIAPEHAVNGFHSYAGWLMFTLLALLVLAIAHRSRWLQTNPEALAAAAAELPPMRADMLLASIVPFIVMMLSGVLVSAIWADPAQGYPLRAAMMAAALLVFWPALRQLAYRPRPIDIAAGAAIAAVWIVMSTPDISRGGTDERDMLWVGTRLLGTVVLIPIIEELFFRGYLLRRMAGQGQILRAVVALLITSALFGLMHDRFALGMAAGAIFGALYLRGGGLAAAILAHMVANALIAYVAFATANWALI; encoded by the coding sequence ATGTCGATATCTGACCAGCCCCCCATCACCGGCGAGACCGGTCCGATCGCTCAGCGCGGCGGGCGTCGGCTGGTCCTGATCCTTGGGCTGGCAGTTGCTGAACTGTTTGTCATCATGGTGGCCTATCAGCTGCTGGCCAATGTGCATTGCAAATTCACCGGCGCAGATCTGGCGTGCACAACTGTGCGCTCGATCGCCGGGCGCTTGTTGGCCGTTCTAACCGTGCTTGGGCTTTATCTGATCCTGATGCGCAGCGCATATCACGCATTGACGTCTGCCATCGGACAGGCCCCAAGACGCCCCTCGGCGCTGGTGCTCAACCTTGCGGGCCTAATGATCGCGCTTGTCCCGTTGGCACTGTTTGGCCCTACCGGGATCAACGCATGGATATCGCCGACGCTCATTCTAATCTGCCTCGGCGGCGCTATTGCCGGACTGGGTGGGGTGCTGTCCCTGATGCCACTGCGTGCATGGCTGATCTGGTTGCGCGGCTGCGGGCTCTCTTTGACGCTGGCGCTGATGGTGGCGCTGGTCATGCCGGACATCACCCGCATGATGGAGCCGATCTGGAACATTGAGGCACTGACCTCGGTGACCTTCGTTCTGGTGACATGGGTACTGGAAGTCTCGGGCGCGACGGTCTGGTCTGATGCGGCGCTGCATCTGATCCGCGTTGACGGGTTTCTGGTGGAGATCGGCGAACCATGCTCCGGCGTGGAGGGCTTTGCGCTCGTCACCACCTTTATGGGGCTATATGCGTTACTGATGGGACGGGATATTCGTCAGACACGGTACTGGCTGGTCTTGTTCCCTGCGGCGCTGCTGCTCAGCTGGGCATTCAACATCGTGCGTATCGCCATCCTGATCCTGATCGGTGCATGGATCGCACCGGAGCATGCCGTTAACGGCTTCCACAGTTACGCCGGCTGGCTGATGTTTACACTATTGGCGCTGCTGGTGCTGGCCATTGCGCATCGCTCTCGCTGGTTGCAGACCAATCCAGAGGCGCTGGCCGCAGCTGCGGCTGAACTGCCGCCGATGCGCGCTGATATGCTGCTTGCCTCCATCGTCCCATTCATCGTGATGATGTTAAGCGGTGTGCTGGTGTCCGCGATTTGGGCAGATCCTGCGCAAGGGTACCCGCTGCGCGCCGCGATGATGGCCGCCGCTTTGCTCGTATTCTGGCCTGCCCTGCGCCAGTTGGCATATCGACCAAGGCCAATTGACATCGCGGCCGGCGCCGCGATCGCCGCTGTCTGGATTGTGATGTCCACACCGGACATCAGCCGGGGTGGCACCGATGAACGCGATATGCTCTGGGTTGGCACACGTCTTCTCGGCACCGTCGTTCTGATCCCGATTATCGAAGAGTTGTTCTTTCGCGGATATTTGCTGCGCCGCATGGCAGGACAAGGTCAGATTCTACGGGCCGTTGTCGCACTTCTCATCACGAGCGCCCTCTTTGGCCTGATGCACGACCGTTTTGCCTTGGGAATGGCGGCTGGCGCCATCTTTGGTGCGCTATATTTGCGCGGCGGCGGTCTGGCTGCGGCGATACTGGCCCATATGGTGGCCAATGCGCTGATCGCCTATGTCGCCTTTGCCACAGCAAACTGGGCCCTGATCTAG
- the ffh gene encoding signal recognition particle protein, with amino-acid sequence MFENLSERLSGVFDRLTKQGALSEEDVKTALREVRVALLEADVSLPVARDFVKRVQEQATGQAVTKSVTPGQQVVKIVHDALVDVLRGDEDPGQLKVDNPPAPILMVGLQGSGKTTTTGKLAKRLKDKEGKRVLMASLDVYRPAAMDQLAVLGTQIGVDTLPIVPGQKPVDIAKRAKQQAALGGYDVYMLDTAGRLQIDEVLMQEVEDVRDVVSPRETLLVVDGLTGQVAVEVAEEFDAKIGISGVVLTRMDGDGRGGAALSMRAVTGKPIRFVGLGEKMDAIETFEPDRIAGRILGMGDIVALVEKAQETIEAEQAERMMKRMMKGHFNMNDLKMQLEQMIQMGGMQGMMQMMPGMAKMAKQVEESGFDDKVLRQQIAMIQSMTKKERANPALLQASRKKRIAAGSGMQVSDLNKLMKMHRQMADVMKKMGKMGKGKMLKQAMSGMFGKGGGMPDMAGMDPSQMDPKALEAAAKAMGGGKGLPGGMGGMPGGLPGLGGMGLPGGLSGLGKKK; translated from the coding sequence ATGTTTGAAAATTTATCCGAACGCCTATCCGGTGTCTTTGACCGGCTGACCAAACAGGGCGCGCTGTCCGAAGAGGACGTCAAAACTGCCCTGCGCGAAGTCCGCGTTGCCCTGCTGGAGGCGGATGTCTCGCTACCGGTTGCCCGGGATTTTGTGAAACGTGTACAAGAGCAGGCCACAGGCCAGGCGGTGACCAAATCGGTCACGCCGGGACAGCAGGTTGTCAAAATCGTCCACGACGCGCTGGTGGATGTGCTACGCGGTGACGAAGATCCAGGCCAGCTGAAAGTGGACAACCCGCCAGCCCCCATCCTGATGGTTGGCCTGCAAGGTTCTGGTAAGACCACCACCACTGGTAAGCTTGCCAAGCGTCTGAAAGATAAAGAAGGCAAGCGCGTCCTGATGGCGTCGCTTGATGTGTATCGCCCTGCTGCAATGGATCAGTTGGCGGTACTTGGCACCCAGATCGGTGTCGACACGCTGCCGATCGTGCCAGGTCAGAAACCTGTCGATATCGCCAAGCGCGCCAAACAGCAGGCCGCCTTGGGTGGCTACGATGTCTATATGCTCGACACTGCCGGCCGCCTGCAGATTGACGAAGTGCTCATGCAGGAGGTCGAGGACGTCCGCGATGTCGTCTCCCCCCGCGAAACGCTGCTGGTTGTTGACGGGTTGACTGGTCAGGTCGCGGTCGAAGTGGCCGAAGAATTCGATGCCAAGATCGGTATCTCCGGCGTCGTTTTGACCCGGATGGACGGCGACGGTCGCGGTGGTGCGGCGCTGTCGATGCGCGCGGTCACCGGTAAACCCATCCGCTTTGTCGGTCTGGGCGAGAAGATGGACGCCATCGAGACCTTCGAGCCTGACCGAATCGCAGGCCGGATTCTCGGCATGGGCGATATCGTTGCTCTGGTTGAAAAAGCCCAGGAAACCATCGAGGCCGAACAGGCCGAGCGCATGATGAAGCGCATGATGAAGGGTCATTTCAATATGAATGACCTGAAGATGCAGCTTGAGCAGATGATCCAGATGGGCGGCATGCAGGGCATGATGCAGATGATGCCCGGCATGGCCAAAATGGCAAAACAGGTCGAAGAATCCGGTTTTGATGACAAGGTACTGCGCCAGCAGATCGCCATGATCCAGTCGATGACCAAGAAAGAACGCGCCAATCCCGCCCTACTTCAGGCGTCTCGCAAGAAACGCATTGCTGCAGGGTCCGGCATGCAGGTTTCCGACCTCAACAAGCTGATGAAAATGCACCGTCAGATGGCCGACGTCATGAAGAAGATGGGCAAGATGGGCAAAGGCAAGATGCTGAAACAAGCCATGTCTGGCATGTTCGGCAAAGGCGGCGGCATGCCCGATATGGCTGGAATGGATCCGAGCCAGATGGATCCAAAAGCGCTGGAAGCAGCGGCCAAAGCCATGGGCGGCGGCAAGGGCCTTCCCGGTGGCATGGGCGGTATGCCCGGCGGGCTACCCGGCCTTGGCGGCATGGGCCTGCCCGGCGGTCTGAGCGGTCTGGGCAAGAAGAAGTAA
- the bluB gene encoding 5,6-dimethylbenzimidazole synthase produces the protein MNMRDNSFSEDFRMQLDLLMRVRRDVRRFRSDPVDEAVLTRCLDTIQLAPSVGLSEPWRVIRVESDSARAAALENFETANASALAGFSEAKAERYAKLKLSGMREAPVQLAIYCDDSTTKGHKLGAGTMPEMRRYSVVTAVTLFWLALRAEGLGLGWVSILDPQQLNRDLDVPADWQLIGYFCVGHPERMSKTPELEQLGWETRRNALPVETR, from the coding sequence ATGAACATGCGGGACAATTCATTCTCTGAAGACTTCCGCATGCAACTTGATCTGTTGATGCGTGTCCGGCGCGATGTGCGCCGATTTCGCTCCGATCCGGTGGACGAGGCAGTGCTTACGCGCTGTCTCGACACCATTCAGCTGGCGCCCTCGGTCGGGCTCAGCGAACCCTGGCGGGTGATCCGTGTCGAAAGTGACTCAGCTCGGGCCGCCGCACTTGAGAATTTCGAGACCGCAAATGCCTCGGCGCTGGCGGGCTTTTCCGAAGCCAAAGCTGAACGCTATGCCAAGCTGAAACTGTCCGGAATGCGCGAAGCACCGGTTCAGCTGGCGATTTACTGCGATGATTCCACAACAAAAGGTCACAAGCTCGGCGCTGGCACCATGCCGGAGATGCGCCGCTATTCGGTTGTTACCGCTGTGACCCTGTTCTGGCTCGCCCTGCGTGCCGAAGGTTTGGGGCTGGGCTGGGTGTCGATCCTTGATCCGCAACAGCTGAACCGGGATCTGGATGTTCCGGCCGACTGGCAGTTGATCGGATATTTCTGCGTTGGCCACCCGGAGCGGATGTCCAAAACACCGGAGCTGGAACAGCTAGGCTGGGAAACCCGCCGCAACGCATTGCCGGTCGAAACCCGGTAA
- the rpsP gene encoding 30S ribosomal protein S16, translated as MAMKIRLARGGSKKRPFYRIVAADSRMPRDGRFIEKLGTYNPLLPKDSEERVKMDMERVQHWLDQGAQPTDRIARMLEAAGVRAKVERNNPKKGTPGKKAQERAEEKAAKAAEATADAE; from the coding sequence ATGGCAATGAAAATTCGTCTGGCCCGCGGCGGCTCGAAAAAGCGTCCCTTCTATCGCATTGTGGCTGCTGACAGCCGCATGCCGCGCGATGGTCGCTTCATCGAAAAGCTGGGCACCTACAACCCGCTGCTGCCGAAAGACAGTGAAGAGCGCGTAAAAATGGACATGGAGCGCGTGCAGCACTGGCTGGATCAGGGCGCTCAGCCCACAGATCGTATCGCTCGGATGTTGGAAGCTGCAGGCGTTCGCGCTAAGGTGGAGCGGAACAACCCCAAGAAAGGCACCCCGGGCAAGAAAGCTCAGGAGCGCGCCGAAGAAAAAGCAGCCAAGGCTGCTGAAGCGACTGCAGACGCGGAGTAA
- a CDS encoding GNAT family N-acetyltransferase, with protein sequence MTIAPTISTARLTLRHHVMSDFAPLHDVLASERARYMGGPFSLKDSWQTIAAEVGSWSLLGFGSWAIERNEDGALVGQVGINKPAHYPEAEIGWTLCNGFEGNGYVTEAASAALEWAWSQMGATTLVSYITPENDKSVSVAERLGGTQDPEAPLPEGETSADTLVYRHNAPDADGGMEAYA encoded by the coding sequence ATGACCATTGCGCCCACCATATCCACTGCGCGCCTCACGCTGCGCCACCACGTGATGTCGGACTTCGCGCCGCTTCACGATGTGCTGGCCAGTGAACGCGCACGCTATATGGGCGGGCCGTTTTCACTCAAGGACAGCTGGCAGACAATTGCCGCTGAGGTGGGCAGCTGGTCCCTTCTGGGTTTCGGCAGCTGGGCAATAGAACGCAACGAAGACGGTGCACTTGTTGGCCAAGTTGGCATCAACAAACCAGCCCATTACCCCGAAGCAGAGATCGGCTGGACACTCTGCAACGGCTTCGAGGGCAACGGTTACGTCACCGAAGCAGCATCTGCAGCGTTGGAGTGGGCGTGGTCCCAGATGGGCGCTACCACCCTTGTCAGCTACATCACGCCCGAAAACGACAAATCGGTCTCAGTGGCTGAGAGGCTAGGGGGCACCCAGGATCCTGAGGCACCTTTGCCCGAAGGCGAAACTTCTGCAGATACGCTCGTCTACCGCCATAACGCACCTGATGCGGACGGCGGGATGGAGGCCTACGCATGA
- a CDS encoding phosphotransferase family protein, translated as MRRCLIQLERHAIKSFGVWMNSEMAPIVTDHEYQAAIEDVQARAKAFWPRIASDLGLAAEGARFRQLLVNSRYQHVRSVQEVTTATGQRYVLRAVFDGATAARQIRVLDRHQQSALDLQSVCGVSSPDVLWRDQDSAVVLMDFVQGETAYRELTMTEYGFGDRAEVLRRIGHAVAELHRVSDAGDMQFWPKPFLKQISARAETVRAGKFQVLKPKRYLGLCALLHREARRARKQTFRGALEHGDLHLRNILMCDSEVSFIDYSNHDGIFPQRDIADIWLSNCPDHLAAEGRTPGFGGVARADWAAFEEGYGAELTTDPIFRFFFTWRLFKLWSALGRKRSEPRQRTQDVAAAAEHVLEQLLAAEG; from the coding sequence ATGAGACGCTGTTTAATCCAGTTAGAACGACACGCAATAAAAAGCTTTGGTGTTTGGATGAATTCGGAAATGGCCCCTATTGTAACCGACCATGAGTATCAGGCCGCAATCGAGGATGTGCAGGCGCGGGCCAAAGCGTTCTGGCCACGTATTGCGTCGGACCTTGGTCTGGCTGCCGAAGGTGCGCGGTTTCGTCAGCTTCTGGTGAACAGCCGGTATCAGCATGTTCGCAGCGTTCAGGAGGTGACAACGGCAACTGGGCAACGCTATGTCTTGAGGGCGGTTTTTGACGGCGCCACTGCCGCCCGGCAGATCAGGGTTCTTGATCGGCATCAGCAATCGGCGCTTGACCTGCAATCGGTATGCGGCGTGTCATCGCCTGACGTCCTGTGGCGAGATCAAGATAGCGCTGTAGTTTTAATGGATTTTGTCCAAGGGGAGACTGCCTACCGCGAGCTGACTATGACCGAATACGGGTTTGGTGACCGAGCAGAGGTTCTTCGCCGGATTGGACACGCGGTCGCTGAGCTGCACAGGGTTTCGGATGCCGGAGATATGCAATTCTGGCCCAAACCCTTTCTGAAACAGATCTCAGCGCGGGCGGAGACGGTACGAGCCGGGAAGTTTCAGGTCTTGAAGCCGAAGAGGTATTTGGGTCTCTGCGCGCTGCTTCACCGGGAGGCACGGCGTGCACGTAAACAGACATTCCGCGGTGCATTGGAGCATGGAGATCTGCATCTGCGGAATATCCTGATGTGCGACAGCGAGGTGTCATTCATAGACTATTCAAACCATGACGGAATATTCCCGCAGCGCGATATTGCCGATATTTGGTTGTCCAACTGCCCCGACCACCTTGCTGCGGAAGGGCGCACGCCTGGTTTCGGAGGGGTGGCCAGAGCGGATTGGGCAGCATTTGAGGAGGGTTATGGTGCAGAACTGACGACGGATCCTATCTTCAGGTTCTTCTTTACCTGGCGCCTGTTCAAGCTGTGGTCAGCACTGGGCAGAAAACGATCGGAACCGCGACAGCGAACGCAGGATGTCGCTGCCGCCGCAGAACATGTTTTGGAGCAGCTGTTGGCAGCTGAAGGCTGA
- the rimM gene encoding ribosome maturation factor RimM (Essential for efficient processing of 16S rRNA): MTEQICVGAISGSYGVRGEVRLKSFCAMPEDIEDYSPLSTEDGSQTYTITLVRAIKNGFTARIGGIETKEQADALKGVRLFAPRERLPNLPDDEYYHTDLMGLEVYDTGGTLLGSVKSVQNHGASDLLEIAIPAESKTVLLPFTLAAVPTVDLASGRIIADPPDGVF, from the coding sequence ATGACTGAGCAGATTTGCGTTGGTGCCATTTCAGGCTCGTATGGGGTGCGGGGCGAGGTACGCCTGAAGAGTTTCTGCGCCATGCCCGAGGATATTGAAGACTACTCTCCGCTCAGCACTGAAGACGGCAGCCAGACCTATACGATCACCTTGGTCCGCGCCATCAAGAACGGGTTTACCGCCCGTATCGGCGGGATCGAGACCAAGGAGCAGGCCGATGCTTTGAAGGGGGTGCGCCTGTTTGCACCACGCGAGCGGCTGCCAAATCTTCCGGATGATGAATATTATCACACCGACCTGATGGGCCTTGAGGTTTATGACACCGGCGGGACACTGCTGGGGAGCGTAAAATCAGTCCAGAACCACGGCGCCAGCGATTTGCTGGAAATCGCCATCCCGGCGGAGAGCAAAACCGTGCTGCTACCGTTCACGCTGGCAGCTGTACCGACGGTTGATCTTGCAAGCGGGCGCATCATCGCAGACCCACCGGATGGCGTGTTCTGA